The Chryseobacterium nakagawai genome has a segment encoding these proteins:
- a CDS encoding gliding motility lipoprotein GldH: MRKILGLFTFILFFSCTSSSGENIIMNSIDNKWNKKSEQKFNLEISDPQNPKNIIFVVRNNSNYPYSNIRFIVNFTNLQNKKKETDTLNYVLAKPNGEWLGTGFGDTKETLFQYKVNYKFPAKGKYEIGLSQAMRNDNLPGIEDIGIKIETAKP; this comes from the coding sequence ATGCGTAAAATTTTAGGATTATTCACCTTTATCCTTTTCTTTAGCTGTACTTCTTCTTCGGGAGAAAATATTATTATGAATTCCATTGATAACAAATGGAATAAGAAAAGTGAGCAAAAATTTAATCTTGAAATTTCAGATCCGCAGAATCCTAAAAATATTATATTTGTCGTAAGAAATAACAGCAATTATCCTTACAGTAATATAAGATTTATTGTGAATTTTACCAACCTGCAGAACAAGAAAAAGGAGACCGATACCCTAAATTATGTTTTGGCAAAACCAAACGGCGAATGGCTTGGTACAGGCTTTGGAGACACAAAGGAAACCTTGTTTCAGTATAAAGTGAATTACAAATTTCCAGCGAAAGGAAAATACGAAATCGGCCTATCCCAGGCAATGAGAAACGACAACCTTCCTGGAATTGAGGATATTGGAATAAAAATAGAAACGGC
- a CDS encoding PSP1 domain-containing protein — protein MSCGCKTSGDSAHSCGPKKTANGCENVNTCGNSYKLSVFDWLSNINNPAPNRCDFVEVRFKNDRKSFYKNVNNIPLHIGSVITVESSPGHDVGVVSLTGELVKIQMKKKKFSEESALKIYRQANQKDLEVWQEARKKEEGVKLEARKIAQRLGLEMKVTDVEYQGDSSKITFYYTADNRIDFRQLIKDYAGAFRTKIDMKQIGFRQEAAKVGGIGSCGRELCCSTWLTDFRSVNTNVARYQQLSINPQKLAGQCGKLKCCLNYELDSYLDALSNFPSSSTMLDTEKGRAFCIKIDVFKKKMWFAYVDHSMAWYDFDIDLVKKLISKNKRGEKTLPLEDLKQPETTIQTIDLIQENSVDRFEKKNRGNRNRNNQNKQNGNQNQGQAQAQGQKKSRTERSERPNRPEKSENPNVNAGNQPKQPKPQQQQKAPVEKENVKAEANPDADKAQQGNPNKKKFKKKYPPKKDKNA, from the coding sequence ATGAGTTGTGGATGCAAAACATCCGGCGATTCTGCACATTCTTGTGGTCCTAAAAAAACCGCAAATGGCTGTGAAAATGTAAATACCTGCGGGAATAGTTATAAATTAAGTGTTTTTGACTGGCTTTCTAACATCAACAATCCGGCACCAAACAGGTGTGATTTTGTAGAAGTTAGATTTAAAAATGACAGAAAATCGTTTTATAAAAATGTAAATAATATTCCTTTACATATTGGTAGCGTAATTACAGTAGAATCTAGTCCGGGACACGATGTAGGCGTAGTAAGCCTTACGGGAGAATTAGTAAAGATTCAGATGAAAAAGAAAAAGTTTTCTGAAGAATCCGCACTTAAAATATACAGACAGGCCAACCAAAAAGACCTTGAGGTATGGCAGGAAGCGAGAAAGAAAGAGGAAGGAGTAAAGCTTGAAGCTAGAAAAATTGCTCAAAGATTAGGTCTTGAAATGAAAGTAACTGATGTTGAATATCAGGGAGACTCTTCAAAAATAACGTTCTATTATACAGCTGATAACCGTATTGACTTCAGACAGCTGATTAAAGATTACGCTGGAGCTTTCAGAACCAAGATTGATATGAAACAAATCGGGTTCAGACAGGAAGCGGCTAAAGTAGGAGGAATAGGATCTTGCGGACGGGAACTTTGTTGTTCAACATGGCTAACAGACTTCAGATCTGTAAATACGAACGTAGCAAGATATCAACAGTTAAGTATCAACCCTCAAAAACTTGCAGGACAGTGCGGCAAGCTTAAATGCTGTCTTAACTACGAGCTTGACAGTTATTTAGATGCATTAAGTAACTTCCCTTCTTCATCTACCATGCTGGATACAGAAAAAGGAAGAGCATTTTGTATTAAAATAGACGTTTTCAAAAAGAAAATGTGGTTTGCTTATGTAGATCATTCCATGGCGTGGTATGATTTTGACATTGACCTTGTTAAAAAACTGATTTCAAAAAACAAAAGAGGTGAAAAAACACTTCCTTTAGAAGACTTGAAGCAACCTGAAACTACCATCCAAACCATTGACCTGATTCAGGAAAACAGTGTGGACCGTTTTGAAAAGAAAAACAGAGGTAACAGAAACAGGAACAATCAGAATAAGCAAAACGGCAATCAAAATCAGGGGCAAGCACAAGCTCAGGGACAAAAGAAAAGCAGGACAGAAAGATCTGAAAGACCTAATAGACCTGAGAAATCTGAAAATCCTAATGTAAATGCAGGAAACCAGCCGAAACAACCCAAGCCACAACAGCAACAAAAAGCACCAGTGGAAAAGGAAAATGTAAAAGCTGAAGCCAATCCTGATGCAGATAAAGCTCAACAAGGCAATCCAAACAAGAAAAAATTTAAAAAGAAATATCCTCCAAAAAAAGATAAAAATGCGTAA
- a CDS encoding OmpP1/FadL family transporter translates to MKKILVSTALLAGVLSYAGGFRVSLQGVKQLAMAHTSAHAEDASVTFFNPAGMSFIPSKLSVVAGGFGASNKVTFQNLNTLQSTETDNPLGTPIYAAITYKPIEKLSVGFSFSTPFGSTVQWPDTWEGKEMVQRLELKSYYFQPMVSVKLAPWLAFGASYIYARGKVDWDKAVTQFNGQVNINDDKASGHGYGFGFYFRPDPKLDVSIAYRSAIDMKAKNGTATFKFPSQTPYSLLKLNAAGQDAFTATLPLVEEYTIGLTYKVTPKWLVSADFNYHGWERYSKLVLDFANAPIGNQADPTVLVSPKNFRNSKTFRLGTQYAFSNMIYGRLGAYYDESPYTNENFIPETPSFNTYVITGGVGFKLKQFGVDIAGGYAMPQYRNVNNANLGFYGQAKAKAFYFGLGLSYNPF, encoded by the coding sequence ATGAAAAAAATATTAGTATCAACTGCTTTATTGGCGGGCGTTTTATCTTATGCGGGAGGCTTCAGAGTTTCTTTGCAGGGGGTAAAGCAATTGGCAATGGCGCATACTAGTGCTCATGCTGAAGATGCAAGTGTGACATTCTTCAACCCGGCAGGTATGTCATTTATTCCTTCCAAGCTGAGTGTAGTGGCTGGAGGATTTGGTGCAAGTAATAAAGTTACTTTTCAGAACTTAAATACTTTACAAAGTACAGAAACGGATAACCCTCTGGGAACGCCAATTTATGCAGCGATTACTTATAAACCAATAGAAAAACTATCTGTAGGGTTCAGTTTCTCCACACCTTTCGGAAGTACGGTTCAATGGCCGGATACTTGGGAAGGTAAGGAAATGGTGCAGAGATTGGAACTGAAGAGTTATTATTTTCAGCCAATGGTTTCTGTAAAGTTAGCCCCTTGGTTGGCTTTTGGAGCAAGCTATATCTATGCAAGAGGAAAGGTAGATTGGGATAAGGCCGTAACACAGTTTAACGGACAGGTGAATATCAATGACGACAAAGCAAGTGGCCACGGATATGGGTTTGGTTTCTATTTCAGACCTGATCCGAAATTAGATGTGAGTATTGCTTACCGTTCAGCAATCGATATGAAAGCTAAAAACGGAACTGCTACATTCAAATTCCCGTCTCAGACTCCTTATTCCTTGCTAAAATTAAATGCTGCAGGCCAAGATGCATTTACAGCAACGCTTCCGTTGGTTGAAGAGTATACTATTGGTTTAACTTATAAAGTTACTCCAAAATGGTTAGTCTCTGCGGATTTTAACTATCACGGCTGGGAAAGATATAGTAAGTTAGTCTTAGATTTTGCGAATGCACCTATTGGAAATCAGGCAGATCCTACTGTTCTTGTGAGCCCTAAGAATTTTAGAAATTCCAAGACCTTTAGATTGGGAACTCAATATGCATTCTCTAATATGATTTACGGACGTTTAGGAGCATATTATGATGAATCTCCTTATACGAATGAAAACTTTATACCGGAAACACCTTCATTTAATACTTATGTAATTACAGGTGGGGTAGGGTTTAAACTGAAGCAGTTTGGGGTTGATATTGCAGGAGGATATGCAATGCCTCAATATAGAAATGTAAACAATGCTAATCTTGGATTCTACGGACAAGCGAAAGCAAAAGCGTTCTATTTTGGTCTAGGCTTATCTTATAATCCTTTTTAA
- a CDS encoding SGNH/GDSL hydrolase family protein — protein sequence MKKIIISTVAVSALLFTVTSCKTDFDTDVKDIQVSKGSADFSKYVALGNSLTSGYRDGALYIDGQNESYPSMIAQQMKLVGGGEFKQPLMGDNNGGLLLAVAPGVTPQIQDTKLYIKSFVDGAPDIGNVNDNKATNLVNTVLKGPFNNMGVPGAKVAHLLAPKYGDIAGIATKTANPYFVRFASSPNASVIDDFASQSPTFFSLWIGNNDALLYALAGADSSVETLTPPAQFKQYYDLLISKIEATKAKGVIANIPNVTSIPSLTTIPTNPLTAAVLGKGNVAAGEAAIDDLNKNVYGPLSQILTALGAGDRIKPLSKTAANPLLIKDESIANLGVQITAAAAASGNPTLVMLAPYLGATYGQARQAKSGDLVPLTTKAAIGTSETLPAGIPASLGARGVAYPFADKYILIPSEIKEINDAIDAYNVTIKAAATAKGYAFVDANAKLKQLAADSGISWDGVKYTAKFVSGGAFSLDGVHLTGRGYGVIANEFITAINATYNSSLPLVNPNNYSGVTLP from the coding sequence ATGAAAAAAATTATAATATCGACAGTAGCAGTTTCTGCGCTTCTTTTTACTGTAACAAGCTGTAAAACTGATTTTGATACCGATGTAAAAGATATACAAGTATCAAAGGGAAGTGCTGATTTCTCAAAGTATGTTGCTTTAGGAAATTCACTGACTTCCGGATATAGAGATGGTGCTCTTTATATAGATGGGCAGAATGAATCTTATCCATCTATGATTGCTCAGCAAATGAAACTTGTAGGTGGAGGAGAATTTAAGCAGCCTTTAATGGGAGATAATAATGGCGGGTTGCTTCTTGCTGTTGCTCCGGGTGTTACCCCTCAGATTCAAGATACAAAGCTTTATATAAAAAGTTTTGTTGATGGAGCTCCTGATATAGGAAATGTCAACGATAATAAAGCTACGAACTTGGTTAATACGGTTCTTAAGGGCCCTTTTAATAATATGGGAGTTCCAGGGGCAAAGGTAGCTCATTTGCTTGCTCCGAAATATGGAGATATTGCAGGAATAGCAACCAAAACTGCAAACCCTTACTTTGTGAGATTTGCTTCATCGCCTAATGCATCTGTAATTGATGATTTTGCTAGCCAAAGTCCTACATTCTTTTCATTATGGATAGGAAATAATGATGCTTTGTTATATGCCTTGGCAGGTGCGGATAGTTCTGTTGAGACTTTGACACCTCCTGCACAGTTTAAGCAATATTATGACTTGTTGATTTCTAAAATTGAAGCAACAAAAGCAAAAGGAGTTATTGCTAATATCCCAAATGTAACTTCTATTCCTTCTTTGACAACAATACCAACAAATCCTTTGACGGCTGCCGTTTTAGGAAAAGGAAATGTTGCTGCTGGAGAAGCTGCAATCGATGATTTAAATAAAAACGTATACGGTCCATTAAGCCAGATTTTAACTGCATTAGGAGCTGGAGACAGAATTAAACCTCTTTCTAAAACAGCTGCAAATCCACTATTGATTAAGGACGAAAGTATTGCCAATTTAGGAGTGCAGATCACAGCTGCGGCTGCGGCTTCTGGAAATCCAACTTTAGTGATGCTTGCTCCTTATCTTGGAGCTACTTATGGACAGGCAAGACAAGCAAAATCAGGAGATCTTGTTCCTTTAACAACGAAGGCAGCAATCGGTACATCTGAAACACTTCCTGCGGGAATTCCTGCGTCGCTTGGAGCTAGAGGAGTTGCTTATCCGTTTGCGGACAAATATATTCTGATTCCATCTGAGATTAAGGAGATCAATGATGCTATTGATGCTTATAACGTAACCATTAAGGCTGCAGCCACTGCAAAAGGTTATGCTTTTGTAGATGCAAATGCTAAACTTAAGCAATTAGCTGCAGATTCTGGTATTTCTTGGGATGGAGTAAAATATACAGCTAAATTTGTATCCGGAGGTGCATTCTCATTGGATGGAGTGCATTTAACGGGTAGAGGATATGGTGTTATTGCCAATGAATTTATTACGGCAATTAACGCAACTTATAACTCATCGTTACCCCTTGTAAACCCTAATAATTACTCAGGAGTTACACTACCATAA
- a CDS encoding ribose-phosphate pyrophosphokinase — protein MADQLSYLFCTRTSRDLAEKIAQSYGKELGKINFQEFSDGEFEPVLDESVRGGRVFLIGSTFPPADNLLELLLMIDAAKRASAKSITVVIPYFGLARQDRKDKPRAPIGAKLVANLLTAAGATRVMTMDLHADQIQGFFEIPVDHLYASSIFVDYIKSLHLDNLTIASPDMGGAKRAKNYAGHLGAEVVIAYKERKKANVVEEMFLIGDVTGKNVILIDDMIDTAGTLCKAADILIEKGAKTVRAMATHGVLSGKAYENIENSKLLEVIVTDSIPVKNNLSSKIKVLSCAPLFADVMTMVHEHKSISSKFVI, from the coding sequence ATGGCCGATCAGTTAAGTTATCTATTTTGTACAAGAACCAGCAGGGACTTGGCAGAGAAAATTGCCCAGAGTTATGGGAAAGAATTAGGAAAAATCAACTTTCAGGAGTTCAGTGACGGGGAATTTGAACCAGTTTTGGATGAATCTGTAAGAGGAGGAAGGGTTTTCCTAATCGGATCTACATTCCCGCCTGCAGACAATCTTTTAGAACTTCTTCTAATGATTGATGCAGCGAAAAGAGCTTCTGCAAAGAGCATTACCGTCGTAATTCCTTACTTCGGGCTTGCTAGACAGGACAGAAAAGACAAACCAAGAGCGCCGATCGGTGCTAAGTTAGTTGCTAACCTTCTTACAGCAGCGGGAGCAACAAGAGTAATGACAATGGATCTTCATGCAGATCAGATTCAAGGGTTCTTCGAAATTCCGGTAGATCACCTTTATGCTTCTTCCATCTTCGTTGATTACATCAAATCTTTACACCTTGACAATCTTACGATTGCTTCTCCGGATATGGGTGGTGCAAAAAGAGCAAAAAACTATGCAGGTCACTTAGGGGCAGAAGTAGTAATTGCTTATAAGGAAAGAAAGAAAGCAAACGTTGTGGAAGAGATGTTCCTAATTGGAGATGTTACCGGTAAGAATGTAATTCTTATTGATGATATGATTGATACTGCAGGAACACTTTGTAAAGCGGCGGATATTTTGATTGAGAAAGGTGCAAAAACGGTAAGAGCTATGGCTACTCACGGAGTACTTTCAGGAAAGGCTTACGAGAATATTGAGAACTCAAAACTTTTGGAAGTTATTGTAACTGACTCAATTCCTGTCAAAAATAATTTGTCATCTAAAATAAAAGTGCTATCTTGCGCCCCATTATTTGCGGACGTTATGACCATGGTTCATGAGCACAAATCAATTAGCAGTAAGTTTGTTATTTAA
- a CDS encoding 50S ribosomal protein L25/general stress protein Ctc, translated as MKSITIQGTKRESVGKKSTKALRDAELVPCVVYGGETPLNFSAEERAFKGLVYTPEAHTVSIEVDGKTIPAVLQDIQFHPITDKILHIDFYQLSDDKPVVMEVPVRITGRSKGVVAGGVLRQSFRKLKVKAIPANLPDEIVVDVTPLKIGNKLYIGGIKTEGYSFVHPDNAVVVAVKMSRNAMKGGAAAMDDEDEEEAEEVATQSPDVPTTEEKSAE; from the coding sequence ATGAAATCTATTACAATTCAAGGTACAAAAAGAGAAAGCGTGGGCAAAAAGTCTACAAAAGCTTTACGTGATGCTGAATTAGTTCCTTGTGTTGTTTATGGAGGTGAGACCCCTTTAAACTTCTCTGCTGAAGAGAGAGCTTTCAAAGGTTTAGTATACACTCCTGAAGCACACACGGTATCTATTGAAGTTGACGGAAAAACAATTCCAGCAGTTCTTCAAGATATTCAGTTCCACCCAATTACTGACAAAATTCTTCACATTGACTTCTATCAATTATCTGACGATAAGCCAGTTGTTATGGAAGTTCCGGTAAGAATTACAGGACGTTCAAAAGGTGTTGTAGCTGGTGGTGTTTTACGTCAGTCTTTCAGAAAGCTAAAAGTAAAAGCTATTCCTGCTAATTTACCTGACGAAATCGTTGTAGATGTTACTCCATTAAAAATCGGTAACAAACTTTACATCGGTGGTATCAAAACTGAAGGATATTCTTTCGTACACCCAGACAATGCAGTAGTAGTTGCTGTTAAGATGTCTAGAAATGCAATGAAAGGTGGTGCAGCAGCAATGGATGATGAGGATGAAGAAGAAGCAGAAGAAGTTGCTACTCAATCTCCTGATGTTCCAACAACAGAAGAAAAATCTGCAGAATAA
- a CDS encoding cysteine desulfurase gives MFDIQEIRSQFSILDREVNGKPLVYLDNAATSQKPNSVLEVCHAYYTELNANVHRGIHTLSQLATEEMELSRRKIQKFINAEHDFEVIFTKGTTEGLNLISYILTQKLKKDDEIIISYLEHHSNIVPWQLLCERTGAKLRVIPIDENGILQLDYFDEFLSEKTKVVSVNQVSNALGIVNPIEEIIAKTRKNTDAYVVIDGAQSAPHFNIDVQKMDCDFFVFSGHKMYAPMGTGILYGKREILEALPPFHGGGEMIATCSFDGTTYAGLPFKYEAGTPNVGGNIALGAAVDFMNGVGRENIQNHENALLEYAQRHLLEIEGLKVYGEKAKRVGVVSFNLEGVGISSDVGMILDKMGIAVRTGHHCTQPIMEFFNIAGTVRASFAVYNTFEEIDLLVEGVKKAQRMLS, from the coding sequence ATGTTTGACATTCAGGAAATAAGAAGCCAGTTTTCTATATTAGACAGAGAAGTGAATGGTAAGCCGCTGGTTTATCTGGATAATGCTGCTACATCTCAAAAGCCAAATTCGGTTTTAGAAGTCTGTCACGCATATTATACAGAACTTAATGCGAATGTTCACAGAGGAATTCATACATTAAGTCAACTTGCAACAGAAGAAATGGAACTTTCAAGAAGAAAGATCCAAAAGTTCATTAATGCAGAACATGATTTTGAAGTTATTTTCACCAAAGGAACAACAGAAGGATTGAACCTTATCTCTTATATTTTAACTCAAAAACTTAAAAAAGACGATGAGATTATTATTTCCTATCTGGAACATCACTCCAATATTGTTCCATGGCAATTGCTTTGTGAAAGAACCGGAGCGAAACTTCGAGTGATTCCTATTGACGAAAATGGAATTCTTCAGTTAGATTATTTTGATGAATTTTTAAGTGAAAAAACGAAAGTGGTTTCTGTGAATCAGGTTTCTAATGCATTGGGAATTGTAAATCCTATTGAAGAAATTATTGCAAAAACAAGAAAGAATACGGATGCTTATGTTGTTATTGATGGGGCACAGTCTGCTCCTCACTTCAATATTGATGTTCAGAAGATGGATTGTGATTTCTTTGTTTTCTCAGGACATAAAATGTATGCTCCGATGGGAACAGGGATCTTATATGGTAAACGAGAGATACTGGAAGCTTTACCACCATTCCATGGAGGTGGAGAGATGATTGCAACATGTTCTTTTGATGGGACAACCTATGCAGGACTTCCATTTAAATATGAAGCAGGAACACCAAACGTTGGAGGGAATATTGCATTAGGTGCAGCGGTTGATTTTATGAATGGAGTGGGGCGCGAGAATATTCAGAACCATGAAAATGCTTTGTTGGAATATGCTCAAAGACATCTTTTAGAAATTGAAGGGCTGAAAGTATATGGTGAAAAAGCAAAGAGGGTAGGAGTTGTTTCCTTTAATCTGGAAGGAGTAGGGATTTCCTCCGATGTAGGGATGATCCTTGACAAAATGGGTATTGCTGTAAGAACAGGACATCACTGTACGCAGCCTATTATGGAATTCTTTAATATTGCCGGAACAGTAAGAGCCAGTTTTGCTGTTTATAATACTTTTGAAGAGATTGATCTTTTGGTAGAAGGAGTGAAAAAAGCACAACGAATGTTGTCTTAA
- the hemE gene encoding uroporphyrinogen decarboxylase, with amino-acid sequence MIKNDLYLKALRGETVERPPVWMMRQAGRYLPEFIALRDKYDFFTRCQTPELAAEITLQPIRRFPLDAAILFSDILVVPQAMGIDFKMKESVGPWLDTPIRTMEQVQNIETPDVNDTLGYVFDAIELTLQKLDNEVPLIGFAGSPWTILCYCVEGKGSKAFDIAKSFCFQQPEAAHLLLQKITDTTIAYLKRKVEKGVSAVQIFDSWGGMLSPMDYQEFSWQYINQIVEALSPLTHVVVFGKGCWFALEDMTMSKASALGVDWTIKPEFARTLTNHTMTLQGNFDPARLHSTPETIKKMVNEMINRFGKDRYIANLGHGILPNVPVENAEAFIRAVVDWKPNSEF; translated from the coding sequence ATGATAAAAAACGACCTATATTTAAAAGCACTTCGCGGAGAAACCGTTGAAAGACCTCCTGTCTGGATGATGAGGCAGGCTGGAAGATATCTGCCGGAATTCATTGCTTTAAGAGACAAATATGATTTCTTTACAAGATGTCAGACCCCTGAGCTTGCTGCTGAGATCACTTTACAGCCTATCCGCAGATTTCCTTTAGACGCAGCGATCCTGTTTTCTGATATTTTGGTAGTTCCACAGGCTATGGGAATTGATTTCAAAATGAAAGAATCTGTTGGCCCTTGGTTAGATACTCCTATCAGAACAATGGAACAGGTTCAAAACATTGAAACTCCGGATGTGAATGATACGTTAGGCTACGTTTTTGACGCTATTGAATTAACCCTTCAAAAACTAGACAATGAAGTTCCATTGATCGGTTTTGCCGGATCTCCATGGACAATTCTTTGCTACTGTGTAGAAGGAAAAGGAAGCAAAGCTTTTGATATTGCAAAATCTTTCTGTTTTCAACAGCCTGAAGCAGCTCATTTATTACTTCAAAAGATCACCGATACTACGATTGCTTATTTAAAAAGAAAAGTAGAAAAAGGTGTTTCTGCTGTACAAATTTTTGATTCATGGGGAGGAATGCTTTCTCCAATGGATTATCAGGAGTTCTCTTGGCAATATATCAACCAGATCGTTGAGGCATTAAGCCCACTTACCCATGTAGTCGTATTCGGAAAAGGATGCTGGTTCGCGTTGGAAGACATGACTATGTCTAAAGCTTCGGCTCTTGGTGTTGACTGGACCATTAAGCCAGAATTCGCAAGAACTTTGACAAACCACACCATGACTTTACAAGGGAACTTTGATCCAGCAAGATTACACTCTACCCCTGAAACCATCAAAAAGATGGTAAATGAAATGATTAACCGATTCGGAAAAGACAGGTATATTGCTAATCTTGGACATGGTATTCTTCCAAACGTTCCTGTTGAAAATGCTGAAGCATTCATCAGAGCTGTGGTTGACTGGAAACCAAATTCAGAATTTTAA
- a CDS encoding uroporphyrinogen-III synthase produces MKILFTKNIDQAIISKELGEDILVDCVEVIKTKPILISPFELKNYSLIFTSVNGVASFFKNRFKPNENFTAKNYNKIYCVGEKTKRALRKHGFGTFKVLKNADALSRFIIGNCQHEQFLHFCGNLAINVLDKELPLQNIKYKKITIYNTEEINPLIPEKYHAAVFFSPSGVRSFAKQNSLKDMKLFSIGETTSGELRNYTHENIFTSEENTLSSIFELIRLEIVTKL; encoded by the coding sequence ATGAAAATCTTATTTACCAAAAATATAGACCAAGCTATTATATCCAAAGAATTAGGAGAGGATATCCTGGTTGATTGTGTTGAGGTAATTAAGACCAAGCCTATTCTCATCAGTCCGTTTGAACTGAAAAATTACTCTTTGATCTTCACCAGTGTGAATGGTGTAGCCTCGTTTTTTAAAAATAGATTTAAGCCTAATGAAAATTTCACGGCTAAAAACTACAACAAAATCTACTGCGTGGGTGAAAAGACAAAAAGAGCATTAAGAAAGCACGGCTTTGGAACATTTAAGGTCTTAAAGAATGCAGATGCGCTTTCCAGATTCATTATCGGAAACTGCCAGCATGAACAGTTCCTTCATTTCTGTGGTAATCTCGCCATTAATGTACTGGACAAAGAACTTCCTTTGCAAAACATTAAATATAAAAAGATCACAATATACAACACTGAGGAAATCAATCCTTTAATTCCTGAAAAATATCATGCCGCAGTATTTTTTAGTCCCAGCGGAGTTCGTAGTTTTGCAAAGCAAAATTCTCTGAAAGATATGAAGCTGTTTTCGATTGGAGAAACTACATCAGGAGAATTAAGAAATTACACTCACGAAAATATTTTCACGTCCGAAGAGAACACTCTGAGCTCTATTTTTGAGCTGATAAGACTGGAAATTGTGACCAAACTTTAG
- the hemC gene encoding hydroxymethylbilane synthase translates to MKSIRIGTRNSALALWQAREVARHLQNNNYLTEIVPIVSSGDKNLNQPLYSLGITGVFTRDLDIALLNDEIDIAVHSLKDVPTLLPQNIEMIAYLERDFPQDILIRKESAKNKELHELKLATSSLRRRAFWLRHFPNTEFSDIRGNIQTRLQKLEDGNFDATILSLAGIKRMKMEIDYEMLPVMIPAPSQGVIAVAGHSDKPEINEILKQINHKPTQICVEIERNFLSTLEGGCTAPIGAFAEIIEDQIRFTAALCSLDGKNCIAIDENFEYNPEENFGERFAKVVLENGGKELMTEIKSQI, encoded by the coding sequence ATGAAAAGCATTAGAATCGGAACAAGAAATTCCGCACTTGCACTTTGGCAGGCTAGAGAGGTTGCGAGGCACCTTCAGAACAACAACTATTTAACGGAGATTGTTCCTATCGTTTCTTCTGGCGATAAGAACCTTAATCAACCTTTATATTCATTAGGAATCACCGGGGTTTTTACAAGAGACCTTGATATAGCCTTATTGAATGATGAAATAGATATTGCAGTTCATTCTTTAAAAGATGTCCCTACCCTGTTGCCTCAGAATATTGAGATGATTGCCTATTTGGAAAGAGATTTCCCACAAGACATTTTGATCAGAAAAGAATCAGCTAAAAACAAAGAACTTCATGAACTAAAGCTTGCAACAAGCAGTTTGAGGAGAAGAGCTTTCTGGTTAAGACATTTCCCGAATACTGAGTTTTCTGATATCCGTGGAAATATTCAGACGCGTCTTCAAAAGCTTGAAGATGGCAATTTTGACGCTACCATTTTATCTTTGGCAGGCATCAAAAGAATGAAAATGGAAATTGATTATGAAATGCTTCCAGTAATGATTCCTGCCCCATCTCAGGGCGTTATTGCGGTTGCAGGACATTCCGATAAACCGGAGATCAATGAAATCCTGAAGCAGATCAACCACAAGCCCACTCAGATCTGTGTAGAAATCGAAAGAAACTTCCTAAGTACTTTAGAAGGCGGATGTACAGCCCCTATTGGAGCTTTTGCAGAAATCATTGAGGATCAGATCCGCTTTACAGCAGCCCTTTGCTCACTGGATGGTAAAAACTGCATTGCTATTGATGAGAACTTCGAGTACAACCCGGAAGAAAATTTTGGAGAAAGATTCGCCAAGGTAGTACTGGAAAACGGAGGAAAAGAATTGATGACAGAAATCAAAAGCCAGATCTAG